In Desulfosalsimonas propionicica, one DNA window encodes the following:
- a CDS encoding thiolase family protein: protein MSDDRIVIASGVRTPVGAYMGGLRTVEAYDLAAMVLNGAVVRAGIEPGQVDEVIMGQAYQNGEYVNIARMALLNANWPEEIPGFTIDRRCCTGLEVIRLAASLIKSGDAEIVVAGGVESMSHAEFYLPGDIKWGIGGQKGMPRGHGDLSIWGLPFYDRIQRARVMSQPEHRYGKLPSMMSWAETAAVEENVTREECDQWAFESQKKACAAWDQGKFDQEVIPVSVPQKKGDPLVVDKDETPRRDTSMEKLARLTPVLGGVCTAGNSSTENDGAAAVVLMSEKKARELGIEPFAAVKSVAAAGADPTRTHLTLNAAVKKAMGLAGARLEDMELIEIQEAFAAQVLADLKDMGVSPDNYTKVNVNGSGISLGHPIGATGVRVLVTLMHEMRRTGAKTGLECICGGGGLGIAAIFERNQF from the coding sequence ATGTCTGATGACCGCATTGTGATCGCAAGCGGCGTGCGAACGCCTGTGGGTGCATATATGGGGGGGCTGCGCACGGTGGAGGCCTATGACCTGGCCGCAATGGTGCTAAACGGAGCCGTAGTCAGGGCCGGCATCGAGCCCGGTCAGGTGGATGAAGTGATCATGGGCCAGGCCTATCAGAACGGCGAGTATGTCAATATCGCCCGCATGGCCCTTCTTAATGCCAACTGGCCCGAGGAGATCCCCGGCTTTACAATTGACCGGCGCTGCTGCACCGGGCTGGAAGTCATCCGTCTGGCAGCCTCTTTGATTAAAAGCGGGGATGCGGAAATTGTCGTGGCCGGGGGCGTGGAAAGCATGTCCCATGCCGAGTTTTACCTGCCCGGGGATATCAAGTGGGGAATCGGCGGACAAAAGGGAATGCCCCGGGGCCACGGGGATCTGTCCATCTGGGGGCTGCCGTTTTATGACAGAATCCAGCGGGCCCGGGTCATGAGCCAGCCCGAGCACCGCTACGGAAAACTGCCCTCCATGATGTCCTGGGCGGAAACCGCTGCTGTGGAGGAAAATGTCACCCGGGAGGAATGCGACCAGTGGGCCTTTGAAAGCCAGAAAAAGGCATGCGCTGCATGGGATCAGGGAAAATTCGACCAGGAGGTGATCCCTGTTTCTGTCCCTCAGAAAAAAGGAGATCCCCTGGTGGTTGACAAAGATGAAACCCCGCGCAGGGATACGAGCATGGAAAAACTGGCCCGGCTGACCCCGGTGCTCGGGGGGGTGTGCACGGCCGGCAATTCCTCGACTGAAAACGATGGTGCTGCGGCCGTGGTGCTCATGTCTGAAAAAAAGGCCAGGGAATTGGGAATCGAGCCCTTTGCCGCAGTCAAATCCGTTGCTGCAGCCGGAGCCGATCCCACCCGTACCCACCTGACTCTCAATGCCGCGGTGAAAAAAGCCATGGGCCTGGCCGGTGCCCGGCTGGAGGACATGGAACTCATCGAGATCCAGGAAGCCTTTGCCGCCCAGGTGCTTGCGGATTTAAAGGATATGGGCGTTTCGCCCGATAATTACACCAAGGTCAACGTCAACGGTTCGGGCATTTCCCTGGGCCATCCCATCGGCGCCACCGGCGTGCGGGTTCTGGTGACCCTGATGCACGAGATGCGCAGAACCGGTGCCAAAACCGGACTGGAATGCATCTGCGGGGGCGGTGGGCTGGGAATTGCCGCCATATTTGAGAGAAATCAATTCTAG
- the acd gene encoding glutaryl-CoA dehydrogenase Acd, giving the protein MQFELSKEHKMLQKAVREFADKKIAPNADQWDADNYLPVKEAIKPMAELGFIGTVIPEEYGGEDAGWMAAAIITEEIARASSSLRVQINLIGIGCAYPIYLYGTEEARKKYVPKLCAGEMLGAFGITEPNAGSDVMSMETVAEDKGDHFVLNGSKTWISNANQADVAVIYCYTDREAKTKGLSALAVELKNFPGITTSDIDKLGSHSSPTGEIFFNNTPVPKENLLGRPGDGAKIVFSSLANTRLSAAAGAVGCAQACYEMALKYCNQRVQFGQQIGKFQMNQELIAKMATDIEAARLLVYKAAWQKDQGKVNNGFEVAQAKYMAGEVAMRCAESTMRIMGAYGYSTEYPLSRYYRDIPTYVLVEGSANICKHIIAMDRLGYRKANR; this is encoded by the coding sequence ATGCAATTTGAACTTTCCAAAGAACATAAAATGCTCCAAAAAGCCGTACGGGAATTTGCAGACAAGAAAATTGCCCCCAATGCCGACCAATGGGATGCGGACAACTATTTGCCGGTCAAAGAGGCCATCAAGCCCATGGCCGAACTGGGCTTTATCGGCACTGTGATTCCGGAGGAATACGGCGGCGAGGACGCCGGCTGGATGGCCGCGGCCATTATCACCGAGGAAATCGCCAGGGCTTCTAGTTCCCTGCGGGTTCAGATCAATCTGATCGGTATCGGATGCGCCTACCCCATCTATCTTTACGGCACAGAAGAAGCCAGAAAAAAGTATGTCCCAAAATTGTGCGCCGGAGAGATGCTGGGCGCCTTTGGCATCACCGAGCCCAATGCGGGATCTGATGTCATGTCCATGGAGACAGTGGCCGAGGACAAGGGGGATCATTTTGTGTTAAACGGCTCCAAGACCTGGATTTCCAATGCCAACCAGGCCGATGTGGCTGTGATTTACTGCTATACCGACCGGGAGGCCAAGACCAAGGGCCTGTCTGCACTGGCCGTGGAATTAAAGAATTTCCCGGGCATTACCACCTCGGATATTGATAAGCTGGGGTCTCACTCCTCGCCCACAGGTGAAATCTTTTTCAACAACACGCCCGTGCCCAAAGAAAACCTGTTGGGCCGGCCCGGTGACGGGGCCAAAATCGTTTTCAGCTCCCTTGCCAACACAAGGCTGTCTGCGGCGGCCGGTGCCGTCGGATGTGCCCAGGCATGCTATGAAATGGCCCTGAAATACTGCAACCAGCGCGTTCAGTTTGGGCAGCAGATCGGCAAGTTTCAGATGAACCAGGAACTGATCGCAAAGATGGCAACCGATATCGAGGCCGCACGCCTGCTGGTATACAAGGCGGCCTGGCAGAAGGATCAGGGCAAGGTTAACAACGGATTTGAAGTGGCCCAGGCCAAGTATATGGCCGGAGAGGTGGCCATGCGTTGCGCTGAATCAACCATGCGCATCATGGGCGCCTACGGGTATTCCACGGAATACCCCCTGTCCCGGTATTACCGCGATATCCCCACCTATGTGCTGGTTGAGGGATCGGCCAATATCTGCAAGCACATTATCGCCATGGATCGTCTGGGATACCGGAAAGCCAACCGGTAG
- a CDS encoding ABC transporter substrate-binding protein → MRRWKHFPWIFVTAILAMVLLASGAWAGEVVIGFTGPLSGPAAQYGRDNVAGLEMAIKDINETGGITVDGEKYSFRLKTYDDHIDPTAAVNNARRLKSRDGANVIFNPVFNTLAPLMEINEMRGSEFLLMAYTSTPAIDFIDNNLTISIPPPFKAYAWAYADIAWEKGWRRGAMVVTLGAYGDEWRETFAGHWEDIGGEIVADKPANYYAETDFSSQLAAVLAKNPDFLLIGGPSDTTALVIEQARNMGFDGGMIMVDQAKMDYIANVAFDGDLSLMNNVIGVARTLDIAPRPIMEKFHERYVSQYGGEDTSENVLNYAAMRMVAAAMEEAGTVDDPKAVKAAFSGILPMEPEKSLVAYMGIRGTRLLVPGTVQVIKDGEYQMPNQNIWWPKTEAEYENVLKKIPERKVTSRYLPIEEYIK, encoded by the coding sequence ATGCGAAGGTGGAAACATTTTCCATGGATTTTCGTGACAGCAATACTGGCAATGGTGCTTTTGGCCTCCGGTGCCTGGGCCGGGGAAGTGGTCATCGGGTTTACCGGCCCGCTTAGCGGACCGGCCGCCCAGTATGGCCGTGACAATGTGGCAGGCCTGGAAATGGCCATCAAAGACATCAACGAGACCGGCGGGATCACGGTGGACGGTGAAAAATACAGCTTCAGACTCAAAACCTATGACGATCACATTGATCCCACCGCAGCGGTCAACAACGCCAGAAGGCTTAAATCCAGGGACGGCGCCAATGTGATCTTCAATCCCGTGTTCAATACCCTGGCCCCCCTGATGGAAATCAATGAAATGCGCGGCTCCGAGTTTCTGCTCATGGCCTATACCAGCACCCCGGCAATTGATTTCATTGACAATAATCTGACCATTTCCATTCCTCCGCCGTTTAAGGCCTATGCCTGGGCATACGCAGACATCGCCTGGGAAAAGGGCTGGCGCAGGGGCGCCATGGTGGTGACCCTGGGCGCCTACGGAGATGAATGGCGGGAAACCTTTGCCGGGCATTGGGAGGATATCGGCGGAGAGATCGTGGCCGACAAGCCGGCCAACTATTATGCGGAAACCGATTTTTCATCCCAGTTGGCTGCAGTTTTGGCCAAAAATCCGGATTTTCTGCTTATTGGCGGTCCTTCGGACACCACGGCCCTTGTCATTGAACAGGCCAGGAACATGGGTTTTGATGGCGGAATGATCATGGTGGACCAGGCCAAGATGGATTATATCGCCAATGTCGCATTTGACGGGGATCTTTCCCTTATGAACAACGTCATCGGCGTGGCCCGGACCCTGGATATCGCGCCCAGGCCCATCATGGAAAAATTTCATGAGCGTTATGTGAGCCAATACGGCGGCGAGGATACCTCGGAGAATGTGTTAAACTATGCTGCCATGCGCATGGTGGCCGCGGCCATGGAAGAGGCCGGCACCGTGGATGACCCAAAGGCCGTCAAGGCAGCCTTTTCCGGGATTCTGCCCATGGAGCCGGAAAAAAGCCTGGTCGCCTACATGGGCATCCGGGGCACGCGGCTTCTGGTGCCCGGCACCGTGCAGGTGATCAAAGACGGTGAGTATCAGATGCCCAATCAGAACATCTGGTGGCCCAAAACCGAGGCGGAATACGAAAACGTCCTGAAGAAAATCCCTGAACGGAAGGTGACCAGCCGGTATCTGCCCATAGAAGAGTATATAAAATAA
- a CDS encoding ABC transporter substrate-binding protein produces MKSVKRFSLSLVFGLLAAALMVSGAWAAEAVIGFTGPLSGPGSGYGRDNVNGLKMAVQDINAKGGITIDGENYTFTLETYDDMIDPTAAVNNARRMRSRAGARVIFNPVFNTIAPLMEVNEQPGSEFLLMAYSSTPKIDQMDNDLTASIPPPFTAYVKAFSDIAWEKGWRKAAMVVTLGAYGDEWRETFRHHWTELGGEITADKPANYYTDTDFSSQLSAALATEPDFLLIGGPSEPTGLVIEQARNLGFDGGFILVDQAKMDYIANVVFDGDLSLMNNVIGIAQVLDVPSPVVKEFNARYQEEFSVHNTFEAMLNYSALNIVFDAMEEAGTVDDPKAIKAAMAKVLPQSAEEVPTPYLGTRETKLLVPATTGVIADGEYAEAYQYLWWPGDEKSFEKYKEMAPSGIETRWIPLEGYIE; encoded by the coding sequence ATGAAAAGTGTCAAGCGTTTTTCGTTGAGCCTGGTATTCGGGCTTCTGGCAGCTGCGTTGATGGTTTCAGGCGCATGGGCGGCAGAAGCGGTGATCGGATTTACCGGCCCTTTGAGCGGTCCCGGTTCCGGTTATGGACGGGATAATGTAAACGGCCTTAAAATGGCGGTCCAGGACATCAATGCAAAAGGCGGTATCACCATTGACGGTGAAAATTACACATTTACGCTCGAAACCTATGACGACATGATTGATCCCACCGCGGCGGTTAACAATGCCCGCCGCATGCGCTCAAGGGCGGGTGCCCGGGTGATTTTCAATCCGGTGTTCAACACCATTGCGCCGCTGATGGAGGTAAACGAGCAGCCCGGCTCCGAGTTTCTGCTCATGGCCTATTCCAGTACTCCCAAAATTGATCAGATGGACAATGACCTGACCGCATCCATTCCGCCCCCGTTTACCGCGTATGTAAAGGCCTTCTCTGACATTGCCTGGGAAAAGGGCTGGCGCAAGGCGGCCATGGTGGTGACCCTGGGGGCTTACGGGGACGAATGGCGCGAGACATTCAGGCATCACTGGACCGAACTCGGCGGGGAAATCACGGCTGACAAGCCGGCCAATTATTACACGGACACGGATTTCTCCTCCCAGCTGAGTGCGGCTTTGGCAACAGAGCCGGATTTTCTGCTCATCGGGGGGCCGTCGGAGCCCACGGGGCTGGTTATTGAACAGGCCCGGAATCTCGGGTTTGACGGCGGATTCATTCTCGTTGATCAGGCAAAAATGGACTATATCGCAAACGTGGTCTTTGACGGCGATCTTTCATTGATGAACAATGTTATCGGCATCGCACAGGTGCTTGATGTGCCGTCGCCCGTGGTAAAGGAATTCAACGCGCGTTACCAGGAAGAATTCAGCGTGCACAACACCTTTGAGGCCATGCTTAATTATTCGGCACTCAACATTGTTTTTGACGCCATGGAAGAGGCGGGCACTGTGGACGACCCCAAAGCAATCAAGGCCGCCATGGCCAAAGTCCTGCCCCAGAGCGCCGAAGAAGTACCCACCCCGTATCTCGGAACCCGGGAAACCAAGCTCCTGGTGCCGGCAACAACGGGTGTGATCGCAGACGGGGAATATGCCGAGGCCTATCAGTATCTCTGGTGGCCCGGGGATGAAAAATCTTTTGAAAAGTATAAGGAAATGGCGCCAAGCGGCATTGAGACGCGCTGGATACCACTTGAAGGATATATTGAGTAA